The DNA window CGGCTGAGGCTTGAGCGCGGGGTCGGCCAGCAGCGTCTTGAAGTACGGCCAGTTGTCCTTGTTGTCGTCGTACGGCGGCAGGCCCACGCCCCAGTTGTTGGACTGGTAGGTGAAGTCCAGCCGGTTGAACCAGTCGCCCGAGTTGTAGCTGTTGCGGTCCAGGGACTTGGAGCGCAGCAGCTCGTCGCCCGCGTGGAAGAAGGGAATGCCCTGGGCCAGCGCCACCAGGCTGATGCCCATGTTGTGCATCCGCACGCGCGTGTCCATCGTGGCCTCACGCGGGGCCTTGAGCTGCACGGCGTCGAACAGCGTCTCGTTGTCGTGCGCCGAGACGTAGGTGATGACTTCCTGCGGATCCAGCGTGTAGCCGGCCGGGGCGCCGTTGTAGCTCACCTCCGAGCCCTTCACGGTCTTGTCCTCGACGCTGGTGAAGGCGTAGTCCCGGAGGTTGCCCGCCAGCCCCACGCGGATGCGGTCCATGTGCTGCAGGAGCAGCTTCTGGGGGTCGTCCGTGCCCTGGGGGAACCCATTGGGGTCATAGGCCAGGCCGCTGATGAAGCCCTGGTAGCGCGTGTCATCGAAGGGGCCGCCGCCGCGCGCCGCGTCGCGGAGCCGGTCGCTGAAGGTGCCGATGCCCGTGCCCGGCATGTTGAGCTGCGTGGCGTTCACGCCCCGGGCGTTGCCCGCCACCTCGCCAAAGTCCCAGCCCTCGCCGTAGACGTAGATGGCCTTACCGTCCACGCCGTCCTTCTCCAGCGTGAGCGCGTCCAGGGCCTGGCGCACCTTGAGCATGTTGGCCTTCAGGTGGTGGCCCATCAGGTCGAACCGGAAGCCATCCACCTTGTAGTCCCGCGCCCAGGTGACGATGGAGTCCACCATCAGCTTCTCCATCATCACGTTCTCGGTGGCGGTGTTCTGGCAGCACGTGGAGGTCTCCACGCCGCCGGTGCCGCTGAGCCGGTGGTAGTAGTCCGGGACCACCCGGTCGAGCACCGACTGGGGCGACTGCCCGGAGGCGGTGGTGTGGTTGTAGACCACGTCCATCACCACGCGCAGGCCACGCTGGTTGAGCGCCTGCACCATCTCGCGGAACTCGGCGATGCGGGTGGGGCCGTCCGGCTGGGTGGCGTAGCTGCCCTCGGGCACGGTGTAGTGGTACGGGTCATAGCCCCAGTTGAAGCCGTCCGCGTCGCGCACCGCGTTGATGGCGGCCTGCGGCTCTTCCGAGTCCGGGGCGAAGGAGGACAGGTCCCCGGCCGGCTGGGCCTGGGCGGCGCGGTCCTCCTGGATGGTGGCGATGTCGAACACCGGCAGCAGGTGCACGTGCGTCACGCCGGCCTTGGCGATGCGCGCCAGGTGCCGGGTGCCGTTGGAGTCCCGGGTGAAGGCCTTGAAGGTGCCGCGCTCGGCCTCCGGCACCGTGGTGTCGGAGATGCTGAAGTCGCGCACGTGCAGTTCGTAGAGGACGATGTCCTCGGGCGCCTCCAACGCGGGCTTCTGCAGCGTGTCCCAGCCGGTGGGCGCCAGCGCCAGGTCCCGCAGGTCGACGATCTGGCTGCGGGTGCTGTTCATCGCCAGGCTCACCGAGTACGGGTCGGTCACCTGATTGAGCTTCACCGCCTGCTCCCGGCGCACGTAGACCTCGACCTCGTAGAGGTAGAACTTGTCCTTCCACGAGGCGTCCCCCGACGCGATCCAAACGCCCTGGGCGCCCGGCTGCATGGGGACGCGGGCGGAGGGCTGGGCCGCCGTGGAGCTGTCGAAGACGAGCAGCTCCACCTTCCGGGCCGTGGGCGCCCACAGCCGCAGCGTGGGGCCCACCACGCCCGTCTCGAACGCGACGCCCAGCGGCCCCGAGTACGCGAAGAGCGCATCCAGCACCCCGGCCGTCTGCACGCCCGTGGCATCCGCCAGGACGGCGGCCCCGGGCGGCGTGACCGAGACGGCGAGCTGCCCCTTGAGGTACTCGGGCACGCGGGCCAGCTCCGCCTGCGGCACCTTCAGGGCGAGCGCGTTCTTCACGAGGGGGAAGCGCTCCTTCAGCTCGGCGCTCAGGCCCGCCGGGTCCACGGTGAGCGCGAAAGAGGCACCGCCCTGGATGCCGGTGCCCGTCAGCCGCATGGCCCCCTCCGGCTCGTGGTGGAGCCGGAAGGTGGAGCCCTCGGGGGCGGACTCGGGGCTCCAGGCCAGCGTGTCCGGGGCCACCCACAGTGCCCGGGCCTGCACGATGTCCCCGGTGGGAGCCCCCGCCGCGCGGACGGTGGGCTTCTTGGTGGTGGCGTTCCAGGTGAAGGTCATCTCGGTCCCCGCCGCCGGCACGGAGAAGGTCAGGTTGGACGAGCCTCCGTCCTGGCCGTAGCTCTCGGTCCAACCCTCGTTGAGGGCGGCCTTCATCTCATAATTGCCCGGCGGCAGCGCCGTCGTGCGCAAGGTGTAGACGCCGTTGCCCTCCGGACGGAGCCACGTCTTGAGACAGTCCGGCTGCCAGTCGCCGGGACAGCCCAGCTCCGCCTGGAAGGAGCCCGCGGCCGTCACGATGGGGGTGTTCTGGCTGCTCGTCACCCACTGGGTGGCCTGCTCGAAGTAGAACTTCACCTGCGAAGCACTCGCCAGGGTGAGCGTGAGGTCCGCCCCGCCCGGCCCGCCATAGGTCTCCGACAGGGAGCCGTTGAGGGCCACCTTGTACTTCCAGGTGCCCGCGGGGACCTCGAAGCCCTTCCGCCAGATGCCGTCTTGCGGACCGAGCGTGATCTGGGTGGCGGCACAGGCCGGATCCCAATCGCTCGCACAGCCCACCTCGCTCTGGAAATCACCGATGACCGTCACGCTCGTGGGCACCTGCGCGGCGGCCAGGCCCGGCACGGCCAGCCATGCGCCGAGCACGAGCGGGCGCATGGCCAATGAAGAAAGAATGGGGACTCTCAGAACACACCTCCAGAAGTTGTGACGCGGTGGTGCGCGCAACTCGCGACGGACGCAGGCCAGGGCCTTCGCACCCGTCGCGGCATACGGGCCCGCGCAGCCTAACAGGGGACGGTCAGCAAGCGTCCAGGGTTCCCCTCCCCTCCAGTGTGTCTCACCAGACATGCCAGCACGCGCCGTAAAACATGTTTCTCCGCATCTGCCTGCTTGCCCCGCGAGGAAAGGGCCCGGTGCCCGTCTGGGGTTGCGAGCGGACCGAGGCCATCGCCACCCTGCTGGGGTGGGGCGTGGCACGGTCCTTTCCTGGGGTGACGGATGAAGCGCTTGCTTGGCTTGGCGGTGATGGGTGCGGCGTGCTGGATGGGGTGCCAGACAGACAAAGCCGTGGCGGGCTATTCCTCTCAAACCGCCTCGCCCGCGCGGATTGCCCAGAATCCCAACCTCGCGGCCGGTGAGGGCGGCATGCTGGTGGAAGGCACCGTGGTGGCCGACACCCAGGACAGCCTCCTCATCGAAGACCCCGACGGACTCCAGCGCTCCCTCCGCATCCAGGAAGACACCGTCTACCGGATGGGAGAGGACGGCGAACTCACCGCGCGCGAGTACCTGGCGCCGGGCGCCGTGGTCCGCGCCTCGTTCGACTACAACAACAAAGAGCGCGTCGCCCAGGAAGTCATCATCCTGGACACCGTCTCCCCCTCCGAACCGAACGCGTGGCCCGAGGACCCATCCCCCTACCGCCGCGACCCGTGAAGTAGGATTCAGGGACAATCGGGAAAAGTCTTGCAGCCTTCGTGATTTCCCCTCGGAAAACGACGCAGTGCATCATGGTTTTGCGGCTGGTGAATCCGACCACACAGGTCAATTGTGAGAACGATTGCACTGTTCACCGAATCGTAAATCTGTGAAAAAGTCGCGCACGAATGCAGTCCCCTCTTCGTCCCCGTACTGCTGGCTTCCCGCAGGCGCTGCTTCGCAGGGCCATGGCGTGGGCGCTGCTCCCCACGCTCTGCCTGGCCGGTTGTGCCCACGCGCCCCCGGCCGCTTCCCCCCCGCCCGAGGTGGCTGCGGCGCCCGCGCCCGCCCCTGCAGCGCCCGCACCCCGCCCCTGGGCCGACGAGATCCTCTACTTCGTCGTCGTGGACCGCTTCGCGGATGGGGACCCCACGAACAACGTCCCGGGGGACACCTCCGCGCCGGGGACCTTCCATGGCGGGGACCTCCAGGGGCTCATCCAGCAGTTGGATGAGCTGACGTCGCTGGGCATCACCGCGCTGTGGATCACCCCGGTGGTGAAGAACGTGGAGGGCTTCGTCACCGGCTCGGGCTTCCCGGACTGGGCCTACCACGGGTACTGGGCGGATGACTTCCACACGATGGATCCGCGCTTCGGCACCGAGGAGCAGCTGCGGACGCTGGTGAGGGAGGCCCACGCGCGGGGCATCCGCGTGCTGCTGGACGTCGTCTACAACCACGCCGGCTACGGCACGCGCTACCAGCGCATGGCGGAGACGAAGGACTGGCTGCGCTCGGAGGAGCTGGGCAACTGCGGCCAGGACAACAACATCACCTCGTGCGTGGCGGGCCTGCCGGACTTCAAGACCGAGCGCCCCGAGGTGGCCCAGTACCTGCTGGACGCGCAGATCGCCTGGGCCAAGCGCTCCGGCGTGGATGGCTTCCGGCTGGACACCCTCAAGCACCTGGAGCACGGTTTCTGGCAGGAGCACCGCCGCCAGACGCGCGCGGCGCTCGGCCCGGACTTCTTCCTGCTGGGGGAGCTGTGGGGCGGCGAGCTGGCCTCGCTCGACAAGTACTTCGTCAACGACGAGGTGGATGCCGGCTTCGACTTCAGCTTCCAGGGCAGCACCCTGGCGTTCCTGATGGGGCGCGGGCGCACGGTGGCCTTCGACCGCTACCTCCAGTCGCGCGGCAAGATTCGCCCCGGCTACCACCTGTCGCACTTCCTGTCCTCGCACGACGTGCCCGGGGCCCTGTTCCAGCTCGGCGGGGACAAGGTCCGCTTCCAGCTCGCGGCGGTGCTCCAGCTCACCACCGGCGGCATCCCCACCATTTATTACGGGGAAGAGGTGGCCCGGCCGGGCGGCGACTGGCCCGCCAACCGGGACGACATGCCCTGGGGTCCAAGAGACGTGAAGCCCGGGGCCGGCAAGCCTCGCGACGAGGCGCTTCGTAAGACGTACCAGAAGCTCATCTCGATTCGCCGCGCGCACCCGGCGCTCTCGCGCGGCACGCACCGGGGCCTGTCCACCGACGGCGACCTGTACGTGTTCTTGCGCCACGAGGCGGCGTCCGGGGACGTGGTGATGGTGGCCATCAACCGCGGGCAGACCCCGGCCACCGTCTCCCTGCCGTGGCCGGAGCCCTGGGGGGCCACGGCCGCGGAGGACCTGCTGAACGGGGGGAGGCTGGAAGGCCCTGCCCTGGAGCTCACCGTCGAGCCACTCTCGGCGCGAATCCTGGGCAAACCGGGCTAAGACGTCCCTGGAAATACGCAAACCCACAGACACCCTGCTCACAGGGAAGAGGGCTGGATGGCCGAGGTAACGTTCAAGAACGTGGCGAAGCGGTACGGCGCGGTGTCCATCATCGAGGGGCTGAACCTCGACATCCAGGACCACGAGTTCCTGGTGCTGGTGGGCCCCTCCGGCTGCGGCAAGTCCACCGCGCTGCGGATGATCGCCGGCCTGGAGGAGATCACCGGCGGCACCGTCTCCATCGGCGGCCGCGTGGTCAATGGCCTGCCTCCCAAGGATCGCGACGTGGCGATGGTGTTCCAGAACTACGCGCTCTACCCGCACATGTCCGTGCGGGAGAACCTCGAGTTCGGCCTCAAGATTCGCAAGACGCCGCGCCCGGAGATGGACAAGCTGGTGAACGAGGCGGCCGAGGTGCTGGCCATCACCCACCTGCTGGACCGCAAGCCCAAGCAGCTCTCCGGCGGCCAGCGCCAGCGCGTGGCCCTGGGCCGCGCCATCGTGCGCAAGCCGGCCGTGTTCCTCTTCGACGAGCCGCTGTCCAACCTGGATGCCAAGCTGCGCGTGGCCATGCGCGCGGAGATCAAGAAGCTCCAGCATCGGCTCCGGGTGACGAGCGTCTACGTGACGCACGACCAGATCGAAGCCATGACGATGGGCCACCGCATCGCGGTGATGAAGGAGGGCAGGCTGCAGCAGCTCGGCACGCCGCTGGAGGTGTACGAGCGCCCCGCCAACGTCTTCGTGGCCCAGTTCATCGGCACCCCGCCGATGAACTTCCTGGATGCCACCCTGGATGCCCAGGCCACCACGCTGGTGGGCGAAGGCTTCACCCTGCCGGTGCCCCAGAGCCTGCGCCCCGTCACCGCCGGCAAGGGCAACCTCAAGGTGAAGGTGGGCATCCGCCCCGACAACCTGCTGGCCCCCGGCCTGTCCACGCGCGGCGAGACGGCCCCGCTCCAGACGAAGGTGGAGATCGTCGAGCCGCTGGGCAATGAAATCATCGTCCACTCCAGCCAGGGCTCCAACGCCCTCGTCTACCGGCTCCCCCCGACGCAGACGCCCGAGCCGGGCCAGCTGCTGGCGGTGGGCGTGGAGCTGGACTCGCTGCACCTCTTCGACGCCCAAACCGAGCAACGCCTCACCGCCTGATTCCGGAGCCCTCCATGAAGACCTTGAGATTGCTGACCGCGGCCGTGTGCTTCTGTGCCCTCGGCCTGCTGCCCCTGTCCGCCTCCGCCGCCGAACTGGTCCTCTGGCACTCCTACCGCGCCGAGGAGAAGGCTGCGATGGACAAGCTGGTGGCCCAGTACAACGCGGCCAACGCCGCCAAGGGCATCACGGTGAAGGCGCTGCCGGTGCCGTACGACGCCTTCGCCGACAAGATCACCGCCACGGTGCCGCGCGGCAAGGGGCCGGACCTCTTCATCTTCGCGCAGGACCGGCTGGGCGGCTGGATCGAAGCGGGCAACACCATCGAGCCCATCGACTTCTTCGTGGATGACACGCTCAAGAAGCGCTTCATCCCCACCACGCTGGACGCGATGACGTACCGGGGCACGCTCTACGGCCTGCCGCTGAACTACAAGGTCACCACGCTCATCTACAACAAGAAGCTGGTGCCCACCCCGCCCAAGACGTCCGCGGAGCTGGTGCAGATCGCCAAGAAGATCACCAACAAGGGCGCTGGCAAGTTCGGCCTCGCGTACGCCTACGGCGACTTCTACTACCACGCGGCGCTGATGAACGGCTTCGGCGGCGGCGTGTTCGACGCCAAGTTCACCCCCACGATGAACTCGCCGGCGAACGTGAAGTCCATCGACCTGCTGATGAAGTGGATCGACAAGGACGGCATCCTCCCGGCCGAGCCCTCCACGGCGCTCGTCACCTCGCTGTTCAACGACGGCAAGACGGGCATGGTCATCTCCGGCCCCTGGTTCCTGGGGGAGATCGCCAAGGGCATCGAGTACGGCCTGGCGCCGCTGCCCACGCTGGATGAGGCGGACGGCAAGCCCATGCGCCCGTGGATGACGGTGGAGGGCGTGTACGTGACGGCGCCCTCGCAGAACAAGGAGGCCGCCTTCGACTTCGCCAAGTTCCTCACCGACACCGCGTCCGCCAAGGTGCTGGCGCTCGAGGGCCGCCAGAGCCCGGGCAACGCCCAGGTGTACACCGACGCCCAGGTCTCCAAGGATCCGCAGCTCAAGCCCTTCCGTGACCAGGTGGACACCGCGGTGCCCATGCCCAACGCGCCCGAGATGACGATGATCTGGTCGCCGGCCACCACCGCGATGAACTCCATCCTCAAGAAGACGGCCACGCCGAAGGCGGCGCTGGACACCGCGCAGAAGGCCGTCGCCAAGGACATCGCGGGGCTCCGGAAGAAGTGAGCACCGCCGCGCCCCAGGGGGGGCCCGCCCAGGCCCCCCGCTCTCCTGCTTCCCCCCCCGCCGTAGGGCCCGACTTGAACCCTCCCGAGAAGACCTCCTCCGGCCTGCGCCGGCCCCGCGTGCTCGTGGGACTGGCGCTGGCGCTGGCGCTGGGGCTGTTCGTTGCCCATGGACTGCTGGCCCGGGCGCGGGAGGATGCCTCGCTCGAACGCGAGCAGCGCCGGGCCCTCATCTCCCTGCGCGCGCTCACGGAGCTGGTGCAGCGGGCAGGGGGCAGCGGCGATGCGGTGCGCGCGGCCGTGGCCTCCTGGCAGGACCAGCTGCCCGCGGGCAGCGCCGTGCGGGTGGTGGCCTTCTCCGGCATCCGCCTGGAGGCCTCCACCTTCCCGGAGGACCAGGGCGACAAGGCCGCCCCGCGCCGGCTCTCGCGCGAGGAGAAGCCCCTCTATGACCGGGGACAGCGGCTGCGCACCTCGGTGGAGACCAACCGCGAGGAGAGCGGCGCCCGCAAGCAGGAGCTGGAGGCCGAGGGGCTGCCCGGCGGCGGCCGGCTGATCTCCGCGCCGGTGGAGGTGGAGGGCACCGTGGTGGGCATGGTGGAGCTGGCCACCCCGCCCCTGCCCAAGGTCGAGCCACCGGGCCTGGTGCCCGCGCTGCTCGCCTTCCTGCTGCCGCTGCTGCTCGTCGCGGCGGTGGGCTTCGCCCCGCTGCGGCGCCAGTGGCAGCTCACCGCCGTGGCGGCGGTGGCGTTCCTCGGCGGCATGGGCGCTTATGCCGCCCACTCGCTCACCTCGCTGGAGGACGCGGTGCGCGGCTCGCAGCAGGCCGTGGCCGATCAGTTGGAGGCGATGACGGGCCGTGCCCGGACGGTGATGGAGGCGCAGGGCCTGCCGGCCGAGCCGCCGCTCACCCCGGGCACCTGGGACGCGGACCTGTTCCGCCGGCCCCTGGGACTGCTCACCGCGCAGGGCCAGGTGAACACGCCCATGGTCGATGCGCGCGTGGAGCGGCAGCGCGGCGAGGCCCAGCAGGCCTTGTTTGGCCTGGGCGGGGTGGGGCTGGCGCTGGTGCTGCTCATTGGACTGGGCGGCGTGCACCGCCTGGCCCACACCGTGAAGGAGAACCGCCAGGCCTACGCGTACATCGCACCGGCGATGCTGGGCATGCTGGTGCTCATCTTCTTCCCGTTCTTCTACGGCATCACGCTGTCCTTCACGGACGCCAACCTCTACAACAGCAACCAGGCGCTGGCGGACATCTGGATCGGCCTGCGCAACTACCAGGACATCCTCGGGGACTTCTCCATCGCCCACCGGGGCGAGGAGGGCCAGTGGGTGTTCAACTACCTGAACTTCTACTGGACGCTGATGTTCACGGTGGTGTGGACCGTCACCAACGTCACCATCGGCGTGACGGTGGGGCTCACGCTGGCGCTCATCCTCAACACGCCCAAGCTGGCGCTGCGCCCCATCTACCGGGTGCTGCTCATCCTGCCGTGGGCCATGCCCAACTACATCACCGCGCTCATCTGGAAGGGCATGTTCCACCAGCAGTTCGGCGTGGTGAACCATGTCATCCGCATGTTCGGCGGGCAGGGGCTGAGCTGGTTCGAGTCGCCCTTCACCAGCTTCTTCACGGCGCTGGCCACCAACGGCTGGCTGAGCTTCCCGTTCATGATGGTGGTGTCGCTGGGCGCGCTGCAGTCCATCCCCGCGGAGCTCTACGAGGCGGCACGCGTGGACGGGGCCTCGCGCTGGGAGCAGTTCCGGGCCATCACCCTGCCCTCGCTCAAGCCGGCGCTGATGCCCGCCGTCATCCTCTCGGTGGTGTGGACCTTCAACATGTTCAACATCATCTTCCTGGTGACGGAAGGTGAGCCGGGCAACTCCACGGAGATTCTCGTCACCCAGGCGTACAAGTACGCCTTCCAGCGCTACCGCTACGGCTACGCGGCCGCGTACTCCACCGTCATCTTCGGCATCCTGCTGCTCTACAGCGTGGTGCAGAACCGCATCACCCGCGCCACGGAGGCCACCTGATGGCAACGCAACGCGAGGGCCTCTCGCACCTGCCGCTGCACGCGGTGCTGCTGGGCTTCACGGTGTTCACGCTCTACCCCATCCTCTGGGTCATCTCGATTGCCTTCTCGGGACGCCAGAGCCTGGCCATCACCACCCTGCCCGAGCAGGCCACGTGGGCGGACCGGCTGCGCGCCGTCACCCCGTGGCCCGAGGTGTGGTCCTTCTCCAACTTCAGCTCGGTGATGACGGATCAGCCGTTCGCGCGGTGGATCTTCAACAGCGCCATCATCGCGATGGGCACCACCGTGGTGGGGATGTTCCTGGCGTGCACGGCGGCGTATGCCTTCAGCCGCTTCGAGTTCCCGGGCAGGCGCGCGGGGCTGATGTCCTTCCTCGTGTCCCAGATGTTCCCGGGCACGCTGATGCTCATCCCGCTGTTCATCATCCTGGTGCAGTGGCTGAAGCTGGGCAACTCGCGCCTGGGCCTCATCATCGTCTACGCCACCACCTCCATTCCCTTCAGCGTGTGGATGCTCAAGGGCTACTTCGACACCATCCCGAAGGAGCTGGAGGAGGCGGCCATCATGGAGGGCGCCTCGGTGGGGCGCGTGTTCTGGACCATCGTGCTGCCGCTGGCCAAGCCCGCGCTGGCCGTCACGGCGCTCTTCTCCTTCATGACGTCGTGGAACGAGTTCATCCTCGCGGCCACCTTCATGGAGCAGGACACGATGTACACGGCGCCCGTGGGGCTGCGCTTCTTCGTGGGCGGCTACTCCCAGCAATGGGGCTACTTCGCCGCGGGCTCCATCATCGTCTCCATCCCCGTGGTGCTCCTGTTCCTGTTCCTCCAGAAGTACCTCGTCTCCGGCCTCACCGCCGGCGGCGTCAAGGGCTGACCTCTTTCCCACCCCGATAGGAGAAGCCGCATGAAGACCCGCCTCGCCACCCTCACCCTGGCCGCCTCGCTGCTGGGGCTCCCCGCCGCGGCCGCCGGCAAGCTCACCTTCAAGGACCCCACGGGCGATGACAACGGCCCGGGCAAGTACGTCTACCCGACGGACACCGTCTACAAGAAGGGCACGTTCGATCTCACCGAAGTCACCGTGGAGAAGAAGGGTGACAACGTGGAGTTCACCGCCAGCCTCGGCGCCAACATGGAAGACCCCTGGAAGATGGGCAGCGGGTTCTCCCTCCAGATGGTCTTCATCTTCATCGACAAGGACGGCAAGGCGGGCAGCGGCCACACCGAGGGCCTGCCGGGCCTGAACATCCAGTTCGCCCCTGAGGCCGCCTGGGAGAAGGTCGTCATCCTCTCGCCGCAGGCCGCCCCCCGCCTGAAGTCCGAGGTTGGCAACAAGGCCGCCTCGCTGAAGGACGACGTCGTGGTGCCCTCGCGCACCAAGGGCTCGGGCCGCAAGCTCACCGGCTCGGTGAAGGCCTCGGAGCTGGGCGAGGGCGACCCCAGCCAGTGGGGCTTCCAGGTGGTGGTGCAGTCCAACGAGGGCTTCCCCGCCGGCAATGACCTGATGACGCGCAAGGTCAACGAGTACGAGGGCCAGCACCGCTTCGGCGGCGGCCACGACGGGGAGTGTGATCCGCACGTCATCGACACCCTGGCGGGCAGCGCCAAGGGCGACGCCTCCGAGGCGAAGGCCCAGCACGACATGTTGAAGTACGAGTGCGCCGAGGACGGCAGCACCAAATCGCCCGCAACCCTGACAATGATTCGTCAGGGCAAGTAACACCGTCTCATGTAACACCTGTCTCAAGAGGACACGGCTGGACCGCCGCGGGCCCCCATCCCGCGGCGCCCGTCTGGCCCTGGAGGAGGGTTTCACATCATGCCGAAGAAGTTCCTACTGCGGGGCGCGCTAGCGCTCACCGCGACCGCTACCCTTTTGCCCGCGCTGCCCGCAGAGGCCCAGGACGGCCCCCGGCTGCAGATTGGCGGAACCACCTATACGAAGTGGCTCTGGGGCAACCTGCGCGACCAGGGCGCCCTGTACAACTTCACCACGATTCCCGGTGAAGGCTATGGCGACAACGGCCAGGGCACGGAGCTGGAGCTGCTGCTCAACGCCCGGCTCTCCAGCCAGGTGGAGATCCGCGGCCGCATCCACAGCCGCTTCAGCCAGAACTTCTGGACGAACTTCGGCGGCTTCGGCGGAGACCCCAACAAGCCGTGCGTGAACGGAGACTGCGGCGAGTTCGATCCGCGCTCCAACCAGTACATCAAGCTGCGCGGCATGGCGGTGACGCTCACGCCCGGCTACCTCATCGACTCGGCCACCATCGGCGCCAACGACTTCGGCCAGTTCGATCCGTTCGTCATCGGCCGCATCCGCTACATCGACCGGGACAACGCGCACGGCATTCTCCTCCAGGGCTCGGGCTTCGACCGGCGCATCACCTGGGATGCCACGCGCATCAGCCTGCCCCGGCTGTGGGCGGGCCCCTCGTTCAGCACCGGCCTGTTCCACGCCTCGGACGCCGCGTACGGCTTCCAGACGAAGTGGTCCCTGTCGGACGCGCTCGATGTGGGCGGCATCTTCAACTACGTGAACGACGCCGAGGTTGCGCCCCCATCGGTGGACAACAACATCGACAATGGGAGGGATTTGACGCCGCGCTTCCGCAACGGCGTGGGCGGCCTGAAGGCGAACCTGCGCGTGGGCGACACGCTGGATGTGCGCGGCGCGCTCTACCACTCGTACGCCAACGCGGACCCGGTGCTCTCCCCGGCGAACTTCGGCCTCAACGGCTTCTCGCCGGTGCCGGCCGGGCGGCGCGAGGACCAGACGTACCGGCTGGACGTGACGCTGAATGACCCGCTGGACATCGGCCTGTCGCTGAACATCCAGGGCTTCAGCATCGGCGCGGACTACGTGGCCATCATGGCGGCGCGGCGCGAGTCGGACGTGCTGCTCACCGAGGGCCACGACGGCAGCTTCGCCTTCCCGGATCCGTCC is part of the Stigmatella aurantiaca genome and encodes:
- the pulA gene encoding pullulanase-type alpha-1,6-glucosidase, whose protein sequence is MRPLVLGAWLAVPGLAAAQVPTSVTVIGDFQSEVGCASDWDPACAATQITLGPQDGIWRKGFEVPAGTWKYKVALNGSLSETYGGPGGADLTLTLASASQVKFYFEQATQWVTSSQNTPIVTAAGSFQAELGCPGDWQPDCLKTWLRPEGNGVYTLRTTALPPGNYEMKAALNEGWTESYGQDGGSSNLTFSVPAAGTEMTFTWNATTKKPTVRAAGAPTGDIVQARALWVAPDTLAWSPESAPEGSTFRLHHEPEGAMRLTGTGIQGGASFALTVDPAGLSAELKERFPLVKNALALKVPQAELARVPEYLKGQLAVSVTPPGAAVLADATGVQTAGVLDALFAYSGPLGVAFETGVVGPTLRLWAPTARKVELLVFDSSTAAQPSARVPMQPGAQGVWIASGDASWKDKFYLYEVEVYVRREQAVKLNQVTDPYSVSLAMNSTRSQIVDLRDLALAPTGWDTLQKPALEAPEDIVLYELHVRDFSISDTTVPEAERGTFKAFTRDSNGTRHLARIAKAGVTHVHLLPVFDIATIQEDRAAQAQPAGDLSSFAPDSEEPQAAINAVRDADGFNWGYDPYHYTVPEGSYATQPDGPTRIAEFREMVQALNQRGLRVVMDVVYNHTTASGQSPQSVLDRVVPDYYHRLSGTGGVETSTCCQNTATENVMMEKLMVDSIVTWARDYKVDGFRFDLMGHHLKANMLKVRQALDALTLEKDGVDGKAIYVYGEGWDFGEVAGNARGVNATQLNMPGTGIGTFSDRLRDAARGGGPFDDTRYQGFISGLAYDPNGFPQGTDDPQKLLLQHMDRIRVGLAGNLRDYAFTSVEDKTVKGSEVSYNGAPAGYTLDPQEVITYVSAHDNETLFDAVQLKAPREATMDTRVRMHNMGISLVALAQGIPFFHAGDELLRSKSLDRNSYNSGDWFNRLDFTYQSNNWGVGLPPYDDNKDNWPYFKTLLADPALKPQPAHIAQALAHFEEVVRIRKSSRLFRLRTAEDIQQRVRFENTGSEQTPGLIVMSIQGDSPAAEGEFERAVVLFNATGTEQRFTAEAFKAQPLVLHPVQRESADPTVRTASFDRAAGTFVVPARSTVVFVNGEGEDDDGGCDCASTNGTAFGALGLLLGLSLLRRRSHAR
- a CDS encoding alpha-amylase family glycosyl hydrolase, with protein sequence MAWALLPTLCLAGCAHAPPAASPPPEVAAAPAPAPAAPAPRPWADEILYFVVVDRFADGDPTNNVPGDTSAPGTFHGGDLQGLIQQLDELTSLGITALWITPVVKNVEGFVTGSGFPDWAYHGYWADDFHTMDPRFGTEEQLRTLVREAHARGIRVLLDVVYNHAGYGTRYQRMAETKDWLRSEELGNCGQDNNITSCVAGLPDFKTERPEVAQYLLDAQIAWAKRSGVDGFRLDTLKHLEHGFWQEHRRQTRAALGPDFFLLGELWGGELASLDKYFVNDEVDAGFDFSFQGSTLAFLMGRGRTVAFDRYLQSRGKIRPGYHLSHFLSSHDVPGALFQLGGDKVRFQLAAVLQLTTGGIPTIYYGEEVARPGGDWPANRDDMPWGPRDVKPGAGKPRDEALRKTYQKLISIRRAHPALSRGTHRGLSTDGDLYVFLRHEAASGDVVMVAINRGQTPATVSLPWPEPWGATAAEDLLNGGRLEGPALELTVEPLSARILGKPG
- a CDS encoding ABC transporter ATP-binding protein, with the protein product MAEVTFKNVAKRYGAVSIIEGLNLDIQDHEFLVLVGPSGCGKSTALRMIAGLEEITGGTVSIGGRVVNGLPPKDRDVAMVFQNYALYPHMSVRENLEFGLKIRKTPRPEMDKLVNEAAEVLAITHLLDRKPKQLSGGQRQRVALGRAIVRKPAVFLFDEPLSNLDAKLRVAMRAEIKKLQHRLRVTSVYVTHDQIEAMTMGHRIAVMKEGRLQQLGTPLEVYERPANVFVAQFIGTPPMNFLDATLDAQATTLVGEGFTLPVPQSLRPVTAGKGNLKVKVGIRPDNLLAPGLSTRGETAPLQTKVEIVEPLGNEIIVHSSQGSNALVYRLPPTQTPEPGQLLAVGVELDSLHLFDAQTEQRLTA
- a CDS encoding extracellular solute-binding protein → MKTLRLLTAAVCFCALGLLPLSASAAELVLWHSYRAEEKAAMDKLVAQYNAANAAKGITVKALPVPYDAFADKITATVPRGKGPDLFIFAQDRLGGWIEAGNTIEPIDFFVDDTLKKRFIPTTLDAMTYRGTLYGLPLNYKVTTLIYNKKLVPTPPKTSAELVQIAKKITNKGAGKFGLAYAYGDFYYHAALMNGFGGGVFDAKFTPTMNSPANVKSIDLLMKWIDKDGILPAEPSTALVTSLFNDGKTGMVISGPWFLGEIAKGIEYGLAPLPTLDEADGKPMRPWMTVEGVYVTAPSQNKEAAFDFAKFLTDTASAKVLALEGRQSPGNAQVYTDAQVSKDPQLKPFRDQVDTAVPMPNAPEMTMIWSPATTAMNSILKKTATPKAALDTAQKAVAKDIAGLRKK